The stretch of DNA CAAAGCGTGTCGCGCTCGCTCTTGGCAGCGGCGGCGCGCGCGGATACGCCCACATCGGCGTCATCGACGAACTGCGCGACCGCGGCTACGACATCGTCGGGATCGCAGGGTCGTCGATGGGTGCCCTCGTCGGCGGGTTGCAGGCCGCGGGCAAGCTCGACGAATTCTCCGACTGGGCCAAGTCATTGACACAGCGGGCGGTGCTGCGGCTGCTCGATCCGTCGATCGCCGCCGCGGGAGTGCTGCGCGCGGAGAAGATCCTGGACGCTGTCCGCGACATTCTCGGCGAAGTGACAATCGAGGAGCTGCCGATTCCCTATACCGAGGTGTCCACCGACCTGCTATCGGGGAAATCCGTTTGGCTGCAACGTGGTCCGGTGGATGCGGCAATCCGGGCCTCGATCGCCATCCCAGGCGTGATCACCCCGCACGTGTTCGACGGACGGTTGCTCGCCAACGGCGGCATCCTCGACCCGTTGCCGATGGCGCCGATCGCCGCCGTCAACGCGGACCTCACTATCGCGGTCAGTTTGGCGGGCAGCGAGACGGGCGGCCGCTACGAGCCGACCGAAACCGAACCGCGAGCGACCTCCGAATGGTTGAGCCGGATGTGGCGAAGCACGACCGCGTTGTTCGAACGCACGGGTGCCGCTCCCGACGAGTCCGCCGAGGAACTGGTCGACGTATCCAAGGAAGAGCCAGTAGGTCCGGTTGAGCAAGTGCCGCGGCTGGGGAGCTTCGAGGTGATGAATCGGACCATCGACATCGCGCAGGCGGCGCTGGCACGGCACACGCTGGCGGCGTATCCGCCCGATGTGTTGGTCGAGGTGCCGCGGACTGCATGCCGAAGCCTGGAGTTCTATCGCGCGGCCGAGGTCATCGACATCGGCCGCGAGCTGGCCGTCGCTGTGCTCGACGAGCTCGAAAAGTCAACGCAGGAAAGCTGATTCAGCTGCCGAGGAAGTCCGCGATCGCAGCGGCGGTCCGTCGGCCTTGCTCACGGCCAGCCAGCGCGGAAGGCTTGCGGCAGGCGGGATCCAGTGGATTGGGACCGAACGCGGCGATCGACGCGGCGTCGGCGAACACCCCGAACGTGGCGCCGCCGAACGCGTCGACCTCTTCGCCCGCACCGGCGCTGAACGGAGACGGCGTGTTTCGGCCCGACGGCACCAGCACCACCGCGACATCGCAGTCGTTCGCGAGCCTCATGTTGACGCTGCTGCCGACGCCGCCGTCCATGTAACGCCGGCCGCTGATCGTGACCGGCGGCCAGACGGCCGGAACAGCACAGCTGGCGGTCACCGCGTCGACCAGGCCGACACCCGAGTCGTTGTCGAAGGTGACCAGCTCGCCGGTGGCGGTGTCGATCGCGGAGATCCGCAGCACGCGCTGCGGCCAGTCGTGCGAAGGCAGTCGCTGCGCGATCACCTGGCGGCGCACTGCTTCGCTGACGGTCGGTGTCGACAGCGCCACGGCGCCGATCTTCTGCAGCTTCTCCGCCTGCGTCGTGTTCGGCGCCAGCATCGCGGCGAGGAACATGTCGGTGATCTCGTCGATGCCGACATTGGGGTTGAGCTCGGCCGATGACGTGGTGGTCTGCCGGTCGAACAGCGCGTCCAGCCCTAGTCCGCTGCTCAGCTGAGCGGCGACCGTCGATCCTGCCGAGGTGCCCACCAGCACGTCGGCGTCCACCAGGGCCTGCGCGGTGTCTGGCGACTCGTCGGCGATGCCCCGCAGAATGCCGGTCTCCCATGCGATGCCCGCCAGCCCTCCACCGGCCAGCACCAGCGCGCGTTTCGTTGCCACGGCAGCGAGTGTGCCAGGCCCCCGTTAGGGTCCAGACATGCGCATTGTCGTAGCCCTGGTCGTCGGCGGGTTAGTCGGATTCGCACCGAGCGCGGTTGCCGAGCCGCCCGCACCGCCCGAGCCGATCATCCCGCCGCCGGCGCAGCCCGCGAACATCGGCGATCTGAAGTTCACCGCGACCGACTATTACAACAGCGGCGCCTACCTGACCGACCTGCAGATCGCAACCGCGCCTGCGATCTCCTGGATCAACGACGAGGCGCCGCGGGTGGACCGGCCAGCGGTGGTCTTCGATATCGACGAGACGGCGCTGTCGAACTGGGAAGGTCTGAAAGCCAACGACTTTGGCCGTTTCAACGGCCCCTGCGACCGATTGCCGCAAGGCCCGTGCGGCTTGATCGCGTGGGATCAGCGGGCGCAGTCGACGGTGATCCAGCCGACGATGGACGTCTTCAGGACGGTGCGTGATCGTGGTGCGGCGATCTTCTTCATCACCGGACGTGATGAGACCCAGCGCACGGCCACCGAACGCAATCTGCAGGCCGTCGGCTACACGGGCTATACCCAGTTGATCATGGAACCCGCTGGCGCCCACTATGTTTCGGCCGCGGACTTCAAAGCGCCGCAGCGAGAGAAGATCGAGCAGCAGGGCTACACGATCATCGCGAATCTCGGTGATCAACCATCCGACCTGGCCGGCGGCTTCTCCGAGCAGACCTACCTTCTGCCGAACCCGTTCTATCGCATTCCCTGATCACGCCACCGAGGCGTGCTGGGAGGCCGCGGCCCGCGGGGTCAAATCCTGATGGCGCAGTTGATGTTTGGGTGAATCCGGGAATGCGATGCGACGCTCGATCTGCAGGTCGTCGTCGACATGCACCAACTCCCCCGGTGCCAGCGGCTGCCAGTCATCGTCGTCCATCGGCTCGCTGGCGAACACCACCGAGGCATCTGACGTCAGCTCGTCGCAGTGGGCGGTGATGCGGGGGCTGCGCATCCGCAGCCGCCGGTTGTCCACGTCGCGGCGGTCGAGGAGATACAGCTCATGGGTCTCGGGATAGCGCAGCGCCCACATGTCGGTCGCCGTGCTCAGCAGGATGTTGACCGCAAAGATCGGCACGGTTTGGGCCAGCCAACCGATCGCGTCGACGATGCCCGCGCCGACATCGTCGCCGCGCCTGATGCAGCCGGTGATCAACGCGAAGATTCGCTCCGAGTCCGTCTCGCCGACCACCAAATCGTCGACGCCGAGGTCGGCGAGCCGCGCGTCGATCACATCCAGCGCCTCGACGACGCCGTTGTGCGCGAAGATCCGGTTGTCCTGCAGGAACGGGTGGGTGTTGCGGGGCTCTAGCGCAGCGCTCGACGAATACCGGACGTGGGCAATGAACGTCGTGCCGGTCAGCTCGTGCGCCTCGGTCGCGAACGCCTGGTCCTGCCAGGCCGCGATCGGTTGCTTGTAAACCCCCGGCTTACCGCAGGCCGCGAACACCCCCAGCCCGGTCCCGTCGGGATTGCGCTTGCTCTGCTCGGCGAGGTTATCGGGCGCATCGAGCAACCAGAACGTCGCGGTAACCACGCGTTTGTCGGCATGAAGGCCGAACAGTCGGCACATGGCCCGATGGTAGCGTGACGGAATGGTTGACACCATGCGTGCCGAGCGTTTCTACGCTGACTCCAAAACCATTGCGGTGGAGGATGTTCCGATTCCAGAGCCGGGTCCCGGCGAGGTGCTCGTCAAGGTCGCGTTCTGCGGCATCTGCCATTCCGATCTCAGCCTGATCAACGGCACCTTCCCCGCACAGCTGCCGGTGGTGACGCAGGGCCATGAGGCGTCGGGCACTATCGCCAAGCTGGGCCCCGATGTCACCGGCTGGTCAGAGGGCGACCGCGTGATCGTCGCTGCAGGCAGGCCCTGTACAACATGCCCGAAATGCCGGCGCGGCGACATCCCCAATTGCCAGCGGCTTCAGTTGATGGCCTTCGCCTATGACGGCGCGTGGGCCGAGTACACGGTCGCGCAGGCCGTCGGCCTGACCCGGGTGCCCGAGAACATGCTGCTCGAGCAGGCCGCGATCCTGGCCGACGCGGTGTCCACGCCGTTCGGCGCGGTGGTGCGCACCGGGCGGGTGGGCATCGGAGAATCGGTCGGCGTGTGGGGTGTCGGCGGCGTCGGCACGCACATCGTCCAACTGGCCCGACTCGTCGGTGCCGCGCCAGTGCTCGCGATCGACATCAAGCCCGCCGTGTTGGACCGAGCGCTGGAATTGGGCGCCGACCACGCGCTGGACGCAAGCGACCCCGCGCTGCGCGACAAGATCGCCGAGATCACCGGCGGCAGAATGTTGGATGTGGCTTTCGATGCGGTCGGTCTGAAGTCGACGTTCGAGCAGGCACTCGACTGCATCACCGTTGGCGGGCGTCTCGTCGGCGTGGGGATGAGCGCCGAGGCTCCGAGCGTTGGTCCAACCAGCATGTTCGGACTGACGCAGAAGCACGTGGTGGGCCACCTGGGCTACCAGAATGTCGACATCGAAACACTGGCCACCTTGGTGTCCCTGGGCCGGCTTGATCTGTCGCGCTCCATCAGCGACGTCGTCTCCCTGGAGGACGTCAGGGTCGGCATCGAGAAGCTGGAACGCCAGGAGGGCAACCCGATTCGGATCTTGGTGCAGCCGTGACGGAGCTGGCGGCCCGGGTGGCCTTGGTGACCGGCGCGTCGGGCGGCATCGGCAAGGGCATCGCCCGGGCGCTCGCCGACGAGGGCGTGGATCTGTTCCTGACGTACGGCCGCCATGCTGATGATGCCGAGGAAGTTGCCACCCACGCCCGCGGCGTCGGCAGACGCGTCGTCGTCGGATCGGCGGACCTGGCGGACCCGGCCGCGCCGGCCCGCTTGGTCGCGCGGGCCGTGAGTGACCTGGGCGGCGTCGACATCCTGGTCGCCAACGCCGGCACCGCAGACGTAAAGGGTTGGCAGGACATCGATCTCGAGTCGTGGAATGCGACGCTGGCGATCAACCTGACGGCACCGTTTCTGCTGGCGCAGCAGGTGCTGCCCGCGATGGTAGAGAAGCGGTTCGGAAGGGTGTTGTTCGTTTCGTCGGTGGCCGGCCTCAACGGCGGCGTCGTCGGCGCCCATTACGCCGCGAGCAAGGCTGGGCTGCACGGCTTGATGCATCACCTGGCGCCGCGGGTGGCCGCCGACGGCGTCACCGTCAATACGTTGGCGCCTGCGTTGATCGGCGACACCGGAATGTTCCCCGTCGACCCGGATAGCGCCACCCGCACACCGATGCCGATTCCGGTCGGCCGCGCGGGCCGGCCCGCCGAGGTGGCGGACATGGCAATTGCCATGCTGCGCAACGGGTATCTGACCAACAAGGTGGTCACGCTGGACGGCGGTATCCTGCCGCGCTGATGCGACTTGTGTGCTAGCTCAACCGCGGCGCCGCCTTGCCGCTCATCAACGGCAGGTCCAGATACGTGGCGATGCCGGGCTCGGCAGCGCACACCGCGGGAATCGAGTTCACGCAGTGCGCGGCCGTACCGACGATGCCGTACTCCGGACCCTCACCGCCGATTGCCGATTGAAAGCCCTTGATGCTCACCGTGATATCCGGGTTGCCGCGGACCTCGATCTCGTAGCGCTGCCCCTCGGAGCCGAATGTCCATGCGGGGTCGAGGTTTTCCTCACCCATCAACCAGTTCACGGTCACGAGCACGACGACCTCGTCGCCGACGAGCGCCTCCCAGTGGAACTTTCGAGCAGCGACCTGGCCCGGCTCGATGACCCCGATCGGCGAGTCGATAGGCGCCGTCGCCACCGCGATCTCCTGCGTAGACCGCACCTTCGGGTCGGCGTTGAAACCCAGCTTGTCCACACACATCTGAACCGACTGGATGAAGCCGCCGTCGAGCAGCTTCTGCATCGGCCCCGACAGCGCCTTCTCCGGCACTTCGCCGAAGCCCATTATGTGGCGCACCACATCCGGCGCCTCATAGGACCGCAGGTCGGAAAACTCCTCGGCGCGAACGAATGTCACGCCCGTGGACATGATGGAGAACATCAGCGGAAACTTCTCGCTGATGCCGCCAGGCGCCATTCCGGTGCCGTGCAACGTTGCGTTGCCTTCCAACGCCGCCTCGCGCAACGACGCACCTTGCCGCTCGCTGGGATAGACCCAGCCCACCGGTGTCACGACGTTCTTGCCCGACCGCAGCAGCGCCGCCACCTCGTCGGGGTTCGGCAACAGCGGCGCGTACACCACGGCGTCGGCATCGAGGGCCAGGATCTCGTCGACGCTATTGGTTGCGATGACACCCAGCGGCTCACCACCGATGATCGAGCCGACGTCCTTGCCCGCCTTGTCCTGCGAGTGCACCCAGCACCCGGCTAGTTCCAGGTCAGGGTGCTCCAGCACGCCCTTGATGGCGGCGACGCCGACACCCCCGGTTGCCCACTGCACGACCCGCAGGCCCATATCAACTCCTTGACAGCGGTAGGAAAACTAGAACACGTTCTACTCCGGTCTACACCACAAAACAGCCGCCGCGGGTGACAATTGGCGCGATGACCAAGATCGGATTCGGTGTGCTGGGACCGCTACAGGCGACGGTCGACGGCAAATCCGTGTCGCTGGGCACCCCGAAACAACGCGCTGTGCTCGCCGTGCTGGTGATGAACCGCAACCGGCCGGTCGGAATCGACTCGCTGATCACTGCGGCGTGGGAACAGTGGCCACCGTCGGAGGCGCGGGCCAGCTTGCACTCCTACATCTCAAACCTGCGCAGGCTACTCGGCGACTCGCGCTCGATGCTGGAAAACGCGCCACCGGGATATCGGCTCACGGTCGACGACACCGCCTGCGACATCGGCCGATTCATTCTCGAGAAGACGGCGGGCGTGCAGGCTGCCGCCGCAGGTCAATTCGAGCAAGCCAGCCGCCACCTGACGACGGCGTTGGCGGAATGGCGCGGACCCGTGCTGGAGGATCTGCGCGACTTCCAGTTCGTCGGCGCGTTCGCCACCGCGCTCACCGAGGACAAGGTGGTGGCGCACACCGCGCGGGCGGAGGCCGAAATCGCCTGTGGGCGTGGCTATGCCGTCATCGGTGAACTCGAATCGTTGACGATCGAACACCCGTACCGCGAACCACTGTGGGCGCAACTGATCACCGCGTACTACCTGTCCGACCGACAGTCGGAAGCACTCGATGCTTTCCAGCGGCTGAAGACCACGCTCGCCGACGATCTCGGCATCGATCCGGGCCCGACGGTGCGTGCGCTGCACGAGCGGATCCTGCGCCAAGAACCGTTGGACGTGAAGAAAGCCGCTAAGACCACCGCCGTGCACACCGTCCACAACATCGGACTGCGCACCTCGGTGGACATGTCGCACACGCACGCAAACCTGCGATCGGCAGCCGGGCACGCCTTTCCGTTGCGGGCAGCGGCCACCCGGATCGGGCGGCTCACCGACAACGACATCGTGCTCGACGATGCGAATGTCAGCCGCCACCACGCCGTCATCATCGACACCGGCACGAGTTTCGTGATCACCGATCTGCGCTCGGCCAACGGGGTCGACGTGGGCGGGCAGCGTATCCGCGGCACCGCGACCTTGGCCGACGGCGACCGGATCCGCATCTGTGACCACGAATTCACCTTTGAGATCGCGCCGCAGCAGACCTAGCCACGACGCCAAGAATCCTTCAAGAATCCGCCAAGGCCGCGATCCAGAACGCCCACTACGTCTGCAGCGCGCTCGATGAGGGCGCCGACCCTGCCGACCTCGGCCTGGAGATCCTGAACAACACGGACCTGACCACTCATCAGGCGGCGGTCTTCGTGGTCACCGCGGTGAACGCCTACTGCCCCGAATACGCCGGCTACTTCGAATAACCCCTCCCCATGCGGGGGCCTCGCTGCGGCGGCGAGGCCCCCGCACCTTTTTGGCGGCGGTCCCGTCGACAAAAAGGTGCGGGGGCCGAAACGGCATTCCAGCACGCCGTTGCTCGAGCTTTCCGTGCGCGGCTGCAGTCTCGTCGCGCACGTCGCCCTAGACAGTTCGCCCCCTATGTGTTTCTGTCGGTGGCATGGCAAACAAGGTTTTCGTCGTCGGTGTTGGGATGACGAAATTCGAAAAGCCGGGCCGACGCGAGGGGTGGGACTACCCCGAGATGGCGCGCGAATCCGGCACCAATGCACTCAAGGACGCCGGCATCGACTTCTCCGAGGTCGACCAGGGCTTCGTCGGTTACGTCGCGGGCGACTCGACGTCGGGTAACCGCGCACTCTACGAGTTGGGCATGACCGGCATCCCGATCGCCAACGTCAACAACAACTGTTCAACCGGCTCGACGGCGTTATTCCTTGCCGCACAGACGATTCGGGGCGGTTTGGCTGACTGCGCGATCGCGCTCGGCTTCGAGAAGATGCAGCCCGGCCCGCTGCAGGGCGGCGCGGAGGACCGCGAATCGCCAATGGGCAAGCACGTCAAGGCCATGGCCGAGATCGACGAGTTCGCCTTCCCCGTCGCGCCATGGATGTTCGGCGCCGCAGGCCGCGAGCACATGCGCCAATACGGCACCACCGCAGAGCATTTCGCGAAGATCGGGTACAAGAACCACAAGCATTCGGTGAACAACCCGTATGCGCAGTTCCAGGAGGAGTACAGCCTCGACGACATCCTTGCGGCGAAGATGATCTCGGATCCGCTGACCAAACTGCAGTGCTCGCCGACCTCCGACGGATCGGGCGCGGCGATCGTGGCCAGCGAGGCGTTCGTCGACAAGCATGGGCTGGCAGGCCAGGCGGTGGAGATCGTCGGACAGGCGATGACCACCGACTTCGATTCGACTTTCGACGGCAGCGCCAAGAACCTGATTGGTTACGACATGAATGTCCAAGCCGCACAGAAGGTTTACGATCAGTCCGGCCTCGGCCCGTCCGACTTTCAGGTGATCGAACTGCACGACTGCTTCTCGGCCAACGAGCTGCTGCTGTACGAGGCCCTTGGCCTGTGCGCCGAGGGCGAGGCGCCCAAGCTGATCGACAACAACGACACCACTTATGGCGGGCGTTGGGTCGTCAACCCGTCCGGCGGGCTGATTTCGAAGGGCCATCCGTTGGGTGCGACGGGACTTGCGCAATGCGCCGAGCTGACGTGGCAACTGCGCGGCACGGCCGACAAGCGGCAGGTCGACAACGTCACCGCCGCGCTGCAGCACAACATCGGCCTCGGTGGGGCCGCGGTGGTCACGGCGTATCAGCGCGCCGAGCGGTAGTCACTACTCCTCGCGAGCAGACGCAAAGTGCCCCTTTTCCTCGGCGTGTCGGGGCATTTTGCGTCTGCTCGCGCTGGGGAGGACTATTGAACTATGCGCAAGAAGTTGATGGTCACCGCGATGGTTGCGGGTGTGTGCGGAGCGATCGCCGCCCCCGCGGGCCTCGCGTCTGCTGATGAGTCGGCGCAGCAGACGATCAGTCGGCTGCAGAGCGAGGGCTACACGGTCAACATCGACCGCATCGGCACCGGTCCGATGGATCAGTGCGTGGTCACCAACGTAAGAAACCCTCAGCAAGTCACGCAGTGGGTGCCGTACACCGGGCCCGGCAGAAATGGCGATCGCGTGCTCGTACAGGTGGTTACGAGCCAGACGATTTCGGTGACCCTGAACTGCTCACGCTGAGCTGACGCAGCAGCCCTCGCAATGTCAGTGTGCTGAGCAGTCCAGCGACACGGTGACTGTCCGGTCAACGATGACGGGAACGACGCCGCCGCGATCACGGTCACCGAGCACAGGCACGAATTCCGTTCGATTCCTTGGGTTTCGCACATTGGTGACCACGCACTGCGACAGCGGTGCGCTGCCGACCCGGTCGATCTTCACGTCGAAGCCCTGAGCCTGCAGCGAGCCGATGGTGACGATTGCGGACTCGGCGTTGGCCAAACCCGCAGGGGCGAGGATCAAACCGCAAGCCGCTGCGGCCAACCCGATCAGTGTGAGCAAGATGGCACGCATGGCGAGCCTCCGTTTCTTTCCGTTGAGTGGATGTCAGCCGGTTCAACGGGCGGAGGTCGAAGGGGGTTCAAAGGAATTTGAACGACTTTGCGTGCGCATAGAAAGGCCCGGCCGGAGGGGCTCGGCCGGGCCTTCCTTCGCGCGCCCTACACCGGCACAGGGATTCGCTCCTGTGGCGGCTCTTCGGCGTGCGGGGCGCGATCGTCATCAATCATGGTGAGCTCGTCGAACGGGTCCTCTCCACCCAGCACGGCGTCCACCTTGTCGCGGTCGATCGTCTTGGTCCACGAGCCAACGAGCACTGTCGCGACGGCATTACCCGAGAAGTTCGTCACCGCGCGGGCTTCGGACATGAACCGGTCGATGCCGACGATCAGGCCGACGCCGTCCAGCAGGTCGGGGCGGTGGGCCTGCAGGCCCCCGGCCAGCGTCGCCAGGCCTGCGCCGGTGACACCGGCGGCGCCCTTGGAGGCGACGATCATGAAGACCAGCAGACCGATCTGCTGACCGACGGACATCGGGGCGCCCATCGCGTCGGCGATGAACAGCGACGCCATGGTCAGGTAGATCGCGGTGCCGTCCAGGTTGAACGAGTAGCCGGTCGGCACCACGACACCGACGGTGCTGCGGTCGACACCGAGGTGCTCCATCTTCGCGATCAGCCGCGGCAGCGCCGACTCCGACGACGACGTCGAGAAGATCAGCAGGTACTCGCGGGCCAGGTAGCGCACCAGCTTGAAGATCGAGACGCCGGACACCACGCGCAGGATGACGCCCAGTACGCCGAACACAAACAGCACACAGGTGATGTAGAAGCCGAGCATCAGCGTCAGCAGCTGGGTGACGGCGCTCCAGCCGGTCTGGCCGACGACGTTGGCGATCGCGCCGAACGCGCCGATCGGGGCCAGCCACAGAATCATGACGAGCACCTTGAAGACGAGCTTCTGCAGATGCTCGATGCCGCGCAGGATTGGCTGGCCCTGGCGACGCATCGCCTGCAATGCGAATCCGACGAGCAGCGCCACGAACAGCGCCTGCAGCACGTTGCCCGCCGTCAGCGCGGAGAACAGCGTGTCGGGAATGATGTGCTGGACGAAGTCCATGAGGCCGCCGGACTCATGCGCCTTCTCGGCGAGTTCGGCGCCCTTGCTCGCGGTCTTTTCGGTGATGTGCATGCCGCTGCCGGGGTGGATCAGGTTGCCAACCACCAGGCCGATCGCCAACGCGAACGTCGACATCACCAGGAAGTAGACGAACGCAAGACCGCCGACCTTGCCGACGGTGGCGGCTTTGCGCACCGAGCCGATGCCGAGCACGATCGTGCAGAAGATGACCGGCACGATCATCATCTTGATCAGGCTGACGAACATCGTGCCGAGCACGCCGACGCTCTTGCCGACCTCGGGCGCCACCAAGCCGACAACGATGCCGGCAAGCACCGCGCCGATGACGGCGATGTAGAGCCAGTGGGTGCGGTCGCGGCGGCGCGGCGGCTCGGATACCGGCTGCCTTTCCAAACTCGTGGTCATGCGTCCCTCCAGGTCGAATTGCAAAAGTGGTCTGCAAGGATGTTCGGCGAGGACGTGAGCCAGGTCACGTTTTAGTTCATTACGTTCAGGAGCGTGCGCTTGAACAGGTCGCGGCCCGGGTCCATCGGCCGCCCGCGGCCGTGGTCCCTCGCCACCCAGGCGATCGTCCTGCAGATCCTCGTGATCGCCGTCGTCGTGCTGGCAGGCAGCGCGCTGGCGTTGTTCGACGCCGCCCGCGACGGTGACAGCGCCGCGCGTCAACAAGTGCTTGGCATCGCCACTGCGCTGGCCGATTCCCCGTCGACGGCCGCAGCGATCCAATCCGGGAGGGCCACAGAGACTTTGCAACCGGTCACCGAGGCCGTCCGCAAGAACACCGACATCGCGTTCATCACGATCATGGCGCCCGACCGGACGCGCTTCACCCACACCGACCCCACGCAGATCGGCGGGAAGTACATCGGCACCATCGACCCCGCGCTGCGAGGCGACACGTTCACCGAGGTATACACCGGCACGCTGGGCCCTTCGATCCGCGCGGTCGCGCCGGTGCGCGATCGCAGCGGGCACATCGTCGGACTGGTCTCGGCGGGCATCCTGCAGCAGAGCCTGGCCGATCGCTGGCGCACGCAGGTGCCGACCATCGTCGGGGTCAGCATCGGTGCACTGGCGATAGCCCTTGTCGGGGTGTGGGCGATCCGGCGGCGGTTGTTGCGTCAGACGCACGGCCTGCGGCCCGACGAGCTACGGGTCATGTACGAACACCACGATGCGATCCTGCATTCGGTGTCCGAAGGACTGATCGTGTTGGACCGCAACGGCGTGGCGGTGGTCAACGACGAGGCGCGCAGGCTGCTGGCGCTACCGCCCGGCCCGGTGGATCGGTCGGAACTGCCGGAGTTCCTGCGTACTTACAACCCCGGGGCGCGCGACGAGGTGCACGTGACCGAGAATCGGGTGCTGGTGGTCAACCGCTCCCACATCGAGAACGCGCCACGCGACTCCGAAGTCGTCACCATCCGCGACCGCACCGAATTACAAGGCGCGCTAGGAGAACTCAGCTCGCTGAAGGTGCTCACCGATACGTTGCGCGCGCAGGCGCACGAGGCAGCCAACAAGCTGCACACCATCGTCACGATGGTCGAGATGGGCCGCGCCGACGAAGCC from Mycobacterium sp. JS623 encodes:
- a CDS encoding lipid-transfer protein codes for the protein MANKVFVVGVGMTKFEKPGRREGWDYPEMARESGTNALKDAGIDFSEVDQGFVGYVAGDSTSGNRALYELGMTGIPIANVNNNCSTGSTALFLAAQTIRGGLADCAIALGFEKMQPGPLQGGAEDRESPMGKHVKAMAEIDEFAFPVAPWMFGAAGREHMRQYGTTAEHFAKIGYKNHKHSVNNPYAQFQEEYSLDDILAAKMISDPLTKLQCSPTSDGSGAAIVASEAFVDKHGLAGQAVEIVGQAMTTDFDSTFDGSAKNLIGYDMNVQAAQKVYDQSGLGPSDFQVIELHDCFSANELLLYEALGLCAEGEAPKLIDNNDTTYGGRWVVNPSGGLISKGHPLGATGLAQCAELTWQLRGTADKRQVDNVTAALQHNIGLGGAAVVTAYQRAER
- a CDS encoding C4-dicarboxylate transporter DctA; the protein is MTTSLERQPVSEPPRRRDRTHWLYIAVIGAVLAGIVVGLVAPEVGKSVGVLGTMFVSLIKMMIVPVIFCTIVLGIGSVRKAATVGKVGGLAFVYFLVMSTFALAIGLVVGNLIHPGSGMHITEKTASKGAELAEKAHESGGLMDFVQHIIPDTLFSALTAGNVLQALFVALLVGFALQAMRRQGQPILRGIEHLQKLVFKVLVMILWLAPIGAFGAIANVVGQTGWSAVTQLLTLMLGFYITCVLFVFGVLGVILRVVSGVSIFKLVRYLAREYLLIFSTSSSESALPRLIAKMEHLGVDRSTVGVVVPTGYSFNLDGTAIYLTMASLFIADAMGAPMSVGQQIGLLVFMIVASKGAAGVTGAGLATLAGGLQAHRPDLLDGVGLIVGIDRFMSEARAVTNFSGNAVATVLVGSWTKTIDRDKVDAVLGGEDPFDELTMIDDDRAPHAEEPPQERIPVPV
- a CDS encoding sensor histidine kinase, with amino-acid sequence MNRSRPGSIGRPRPWSLATQAIVLQILVIAVVVLAGSALALFDAARDGDSAARQQVLGIATALADSPSTAAAIQSGRATETLQPVTEAVRKNTDIAFITIMAPDRTRFTHTDPTQIGGKYIGTIDPALRGDTFTEVYTGTLGPSIRAVAPVRDRSGHIVGLVSAGILQQSLADRWRTQVPTIVGVSIGALAIALVGVWAIRRRLLRQTHGLRPDELRVMYEHHDAILHSVSEGLIVLDRNGVAVVNDEARRLLALPPGPVDRSELPEFLRTYNPGARDEVHVTENRVLVVNRSHIENAPRDSEVVTIRDRTELQGALGELSSLKVLTDTLRAQAHEAANKLHTIVTMVEMGRADEAVTFATNELELSQQLVDRLSSAVGEPALVALLLGKTAQADERGIELTVTEETHLPSNADDLALSGPEMVTVLGNLIDNAMDACDRDDPWIEVTVAQDNGTLLIRVADSGPGMDAEAFEKAMQRGYSTKSGSDAEQHGLGLALVAQVVKRHNGTLTADVTYGSVVTVTVKS